Genomic DNA from Halomonas sp. BDJS001:
GATAAATGTCGGTTTAACGACCAGACTTTACGCGATTCCAAATGCGCGTACGTGCACGCAGCACATCTTGAGGCTTTTCAGCCTGCACGTATAGGTTTTGCATGACCTCGGTTTCCGGGTAAATAGCCGGGTCATTGATGATCTCTTCAGAGAGGTACTCATCGGCCGCCGCGTTAGGATTGGCATAGCGTACGTACTCGGTAATTTCAGCGGCGATTTCAGGGTCGAGGATAAAATTAATAAAGGCGTGAGCGTTTTCAGTATTCGGCGCATCGGCGGGTACCGCCATCATGTCGAACCAGAGCGCGGCGCCTTCTTTGGGAATGCTATAACCGATACTGAAGTCACGTCCGGCTTCCTCAGCGCGCTCAGCGGCTTGGAAAACATCCCCTGAGTAGCCTGCGGCCACGCAGATATCACCATTGGCCAAATCGGATACATAGCGCGAAGAGTGGAAGTAGGTCATGTCGTCGCGCACTTCAGCGATCAGTTCACCGGCGGCTTCCAGATCGTCGATATTCTCACTCAGTGGATCTAAGCCCAGGTACGCCATGGCGGGAGAGAGCATCTCATCGGCGGAATCCAGCATCGACAAGCCGCAGCCCGCCTCGCTTAACGCCGCGGTTATTTCCAGATCAAACAGCAGCGCCCAACTATCTACCGGCGCGTCGTCTCCCAAAATTTCTTTAACGCGATCAATATTATAGCCGATCCCGTTGGTGCCCCACATATAAGGAACCGAGTATTCACTACCGGCGTCGATGGTTTCCAGATTGGCCATCAGTTCGGGATTAAGATTGTCTAAATTGGGCAGTAACTCATGGTCAAGCGGCTGGAAAACACCGGCTTTCACTTGGCGGGTAAAGTAGTAGGTAGAAGGGACTACCACATCGTAGCCGGAACGCCCGGCGAGCAGTGCAGCATCCAAGATTTCATTGCTGTCATAAACGTCATAGGTCACTTCAATGCCGGTACGCTCGGTAAATTTTTCCAGCGTTTCCGGAGCAATGTAGTCTGACCAGTTAAACACCCGCACCTCTTCGGCGTGGGCAGCGCTAGCCGCTGCGGCGAACGAGATGGCCGCAACGGCCGCGGAAAGTTTGTGGATGTTCCCCATTATCACTGCTCCTGTTGTCTAACCTATTCACGTAAGAGTTCAGCATTCACTCAACCATTCAGCCAAACGTCTTGCCTCGTGCTTTTTACCAAGTATGCTCTGCCGCTGCCCGAAGCAGCCGTCAGCGGCTAACCATAGCGTAGGCCATAATGCTGACCGTGCGAATTTTGCGGTGCAGTGACGCCTACCGCAAGCCAATGTGGAAAATTCTTGTATTTTGCCCTAACGACCCCATTAAGTAGTTTGTAAAACCAGCATTCTCATTATTCGCCAATAGGGCAATGCTATTGACTGGATGGCTTTTTTAATTTTAGACATTAGTCTCTAGCCGTTAGTATTAGCCTTACTTTATAGACCTACACTCATGACAACTGGAGATTATCTGAATGTCCTTGATCAACACTGAAGTAAAGCCGTTTAAAGCCACTGCTTATCTGAATGGCGAATTCGTCGATGTGACTGAAGCGGATCTGCAAGGCCAGTGGTCTATTTTCTTCTTCTACCCGGCCGACTTTACTTTTGTTTGCCCCACTGAGCTGGGCGATTTGGCCGATAACTACGCTGAGTTCAAGAAGCTGGGCGTTGAAATCTACAGCGTTTCAACCGACACCCACTTTACTCACAAAGCGTGGCACGACAGCTCTGAGACCATCGGTAAACTGCAGTACCCGATGATTGCTGATCCGACGCTACAGATTTCTCGTAACTTCGAAGTATTGATTGAAGAAGCAGGCCTTGCAGAGCGCGGCACCTTTGTTGTCGACCCCGATGGCAAAATCCAGATTGTTGAAATCAACGCGGGCAACATCGGCCGTAATGCCGAAGAGCTACTGCGTAAAGTGAAAGCCGCTCAATACGTTCGTGCCAACCCGAACGAAGTGTGCCCGGCTAAATGGAAAGAAGGCGAAGAAACACTCGCGCCCTCGCTGGATCTCGTAGGCAAAATCTAAACTGCCCACGGCTGCCAATCGGACATTTTTTAACCCTCTAGTAGCTCTTTTGGCAGCGCGACACCCGGGCACTAGCCCGGGTGTTTTTTTAAGAGCACGTTTTAAGGGCACTTTTTACTGCGTGTCCTGTGATCAAACACCGACATGTTTACTGCGAGGAAGCGACCGTCATGCTGGACGCCAATTTAAAATCCCAGTTAAAAGCGTATCTGGAAAAAGTGACTCAGCCGTTCGAGATCGTTGCCTCCCTCGATGACGGTGCCAAGTCACAAGAACTACTCGGCCTGCTTGAGGATATCAGCAGCCTGAGTGATCAGATTACCCTACACAGCGATGGCCAGGACGACCGCACGCCATCGTTTGCGATTAACCGCCCGGGTGAAGAAACTGGCGTGGTGTTTGCCGGTATCCCCATGGGCCACGAGTTCACATCGCTGGTGTTGGCGCTGCTGCAAGTCGGCGGCCATCCGCCCAAAACCTCTGATGAGCTACTCGACCAAATCAGAGCCCTCGATGGCGAGATGCTTTTCGAGACGTACTACTCACTCTCCTGTCAGAACTGCCCTGACGTGGTTCAAGCGCTTAACCTGATGGCTATTTTCAACCCGAACGTGCGTCACGTCGCTATTGACGGGGCACTGTTTCAGGACGAAGTTGAGTCGCGGGAAATCATGTCGGTACCGAGCATCTATCTAAACGGTAAACCGTTCGATCAAGGCCGCATGACCCTTGAACAGATTCTGGCTAAGGTAGATACCGGTGCTGCCGAACGCGACGCCAAAAAGCTCAGCGAAAAAGCCGCTTTCGATACGCTCGTCATTGGTGGTGGCCCCGCAGGCGCTGCGGCCGCCATTTACTCAGCGCGTAAGGGCATTAATACCGGCGTTGCCGCTGAGCGCTTCGGTGGGCAGGTGGCTGATACCATGGGGATCGAAAACTTTATCTCTGTTTCCCATACCGAAGGCCCCAAGCTGGTAAGCGCGCTTGAAGAACACGTAAAAGAGTACGAAGTCGATGTCATGAACCTTCAACTTGCCACGGCGTTTAAAGCAGCCGAGGCAGAAGGTGGACTGCACGAAGTTACCTTTGAGTCAGGTGCGACGCTTAAGAGCAAAACCCTGGTACTGGCAACGGGTGCCCGCTGGCGCGAAATGAATGTACCCGGCGAACAGCAGTACCGCAACAAAGGGGTGGCTTACTGCCCTCACTGTGATGGCCCGCTGTTCAAAGGTAAGCGGGTAGCAGTCATTGGCGGTGGTAACTCTGGTGTTGAAGCAGCGATTGATCTGGCGGGTATTGTCGGCCATGTGACGCTCATAGAGTTTATGGGCGAGATGCGCGCCGACGCAGTACTGCAGAAAAAGCTTAAAAGCCTGCCTAACGTCGATATCATTCTCAACGCACAAACCACTGAAGTAACGGGCGATGGCAGCCGCGTTAACGGTTTGAACTATAAAGACCGCACGTCTGATGAGAGCAAATCCATCGCGCTGGAAGGCATTTTTGTTCAGATTGGTCTAGTGCCTAACACCGAGTGGTTGAAAGGCTCTCCGATTGAAATGACGCCCCGCGGTGAGATCATCGTCGATGCTCACGGCATGACATCCGTGCCCGGCGTCTTCGCCGCGGGCGATGTAACTACCGTGCCCTACAAGCAGATCATTATTGCCATGGGCGAAGGCGCCAAGGCATCGCTGGGTGCTTTCGACTATCTCATTCGAAACTGATAGTGGCGAAGAAACGCCCGCTGACATGTTGTCAGCGGGCTTTTTAGTGGAAGGAAGCTTCGCTCGCGAAGCCCTTGGCTATTCGCCTATGCTAATTACGAAGAAGACGGTATCTCACCCAACACCTCAGGGATCGTCATCTTCACATAGCGCCCTGGCGCAGGCTCAATCACCTTGAGCTCACCGTCACCGGGTTGGCGCACAGGCACCATTTTTTCGCTATCGGCATAGCCATTGTCGGTCATCCACGCCTGCCAATGGGGCCACCAGGAGCCCTCTTGTGCCGTAGCGCTTTCCAGCCACTCTTCGTGGGTTGCCGGTAACGCGTCGTTAGTCCAGTAGCCATATTTGTTTTTATGGGGCGGATTGACGATACCTGCGATATGCCCCGAGCCACCTAACACAAAAGTAACCGGCCCCTTGGGAAGCAAGGCCCCGTAGTAGGTACTGTTCCACTTGGCAATATGGTCTTCTTTGGTGGACACAAAGTAGCTGGGCGCCGAGACCTTACGCAGATCAATTTTCACGCCATCCAGCTCAATGCCACCGGGCTCAACCAGACGGTTTTCCAGATACATATGGCGTAAGTACCATGCATGCGTCCCAGCAGGTAAGTTAGTGCCATCAGTGTTCCAGTAGAGCAGATCAAAGGCGGCGGGCGTCTCGCCCTTCAAATAGTTATTAATGTAAAACGACCAAAACAGATCATTCTCACGCAGCAAGTTGAAGGTATAGGCCATGGAGCGCCCATCAAGATAGCCCTTCACTTCTAGCGTTTTTTCGATTCCTGCAACGACCCGATCATTTAGAAACACGCCGATGTCGCCAGGATCACGGAAGTCCTGCAGCGTGGCCATATAGGTCACCGACTTTACTTTGCGCCCTCGCCTAGTGCTGGTGAGGTATGCCACTGTAGAAGCCGTTAACGTGCCTCCAACGCAATAGCTGAGTAGGTTAACCGACTTCTCGCCGCAGGCCTGCTCAATGGCTTCTATCGCGCTAATCGGCCCCATCTGCATATAGTCGGCCCAGGTGATATCGCGCTGTTCCGGGCCAGGGTTACGCCAGGAGATCAGAAACACCGTATGCCCCTGATCCACCAGCCACTTCACCATGGAGTTATCTTCACGCAGGTCAAGGATGTAATACTTATTGATCCACGGCGGCACCATTAGCAACGGCGTTTTAAAGGTCTTTTCCGTCGTTGGCGTGTACTGGATCAACTGGATCAATTCGTTTTCGTACACCACCGAACCGGGTGTTACGGCGATGTTTTCGCCCACGCCAAAGGCAGCGCGGTCTGTCATGCGTACATTAATGCCTTCACCAGAGTTACCTAAATCTTCACGTAGACGGGCCAAACCATCCACTAGGTTTTGACCACGGGTCTCAATAGTGCGCCGCATGACCTCTGGATTGGTGGTTATAAAATTAGTAGGCGCCATCGCGTTAACCAACTGGCGCGCATAAAACATCAAGTTACGCTTCTGGGTTTCATCCAATCCACTTAAGTTCTCAACCAGCTCTTCCACCATCTGCGAAAACAGTAAGTACTGCTGCATAATGGCCATGTAGTGCGGATCTTGGATCCAGGCTTCATCTTTGAAGCGGCGGTCACTTTTGGCCGGGGTAATCAGTGGTGTGACTTGCTCTCCCGCCATGCCACGGACGGCTTGCTGCCACAACAGCCATTGGTCTTGTAGCAATCGGCTCTGGGTCTCCCACAACAGGGTAGGGTTCTGCATTAGCGACTGCGCGGCCGCTTCAAAGCTTTCGCGCATATCACTGTAAATTGAATCGGCGGCTTCACTGGGTGCAATACGGGAAAGCAGATCCTGCATCAATCCTTGGTACTGTTCGCTAATCTCTTTAAGCTGATTATTCCAGGCTTCAATCTCTGCTGGAGATAGCCCTTCAGGCACTCCTTGAGAAAGCCCTTGCGTAAATCCTTCGCCTAGCCCATGAGACAGACTTTCAGAGAGCCCTTGCGATATTGCCTGGAACGGATTGTGCCACGCTGACTGCATACTTATTCTCCCTACGCCTATCTTCAGGCGCACCGACCGCTTTGGCTATGTAAGCATATATAAATTTAAGCTTATAAATGCATCGCGGCGCCCTTGGGCGCCGCGATGATGTCACTAATCAGCTCTTACGCGAGGACTGACTAGAGGCTTTGGCAGGCTGCTCGCTTTTAGTAGCCGCCTTGGCTTGCTCGGACATTTGCTGGCCAGCCTCGCTGAACATCTTTTCCATTTCAGACTTAAACTGCAGGCTCATCTCGCTCATTACGCGTGCGTCTTCCTGCATCTGCTGGGACAGCTCGTTCATCATTTCAGCTTGCTTGGTGCCGAAATCGCGCAGGCTCTCTGCATCTTGAATCTCGGTAGCGCTACGAATGCGCTCGGTACCCATCTGGCTGTAGCGCTTCATGGCTTCCAGCTGGTACTGGGTCATTTTTTCCATGTTGTTGAGCATCAGCGAATTAATTTTACGCATGGGCTCAAACATTTGCTTAGTTTGGGCGTTGAAGGCGTCCATCATATTGTCTTGCATAGTGTCTGCTCCTGTTTAGTT
This window encodes:
- a CDS encoding phasin family protein; translated protein: MQDNMMDAFNAQTKQMFEPMRKINSLMLNNMEKMTQYQLEAMKRYSQMGTERIRSATEIQDAESLRDFGTKQAEMMNELSQQMQEDARVMSEMSLQFKSEMEKMFSEAGQQMSEQAKAATKSEQPAKASSQSSRKS
- a CDS encoding polyamine ABC transporter substrate-binding protein; translated protein: MGNIHKLSAAVAAISFAAAASAAHAEEVRVFNWSDYIAPETLEKFTERTGIEVTYDVYDSNEILDAALLAGRSGYDVVVPSTYYFTRQVKAGVFQPLDHELLPNLDNLNPELMANLETIDAGSEYSVPYMWGTNGIGYNIDRVKEILGDDAPVDSWALLFDLEITAALSEAGCGLSMLDSADEMLSPAMAYLGLDPLSENIDDLEAAGELIAEVRDDMTYFHSSRYVSDLANGDICVAAGYSGDVFQAAERAEEAGRDFSIGYSIPKEGAALWFDMMAVPADAPNTENAHAFINFILDPEIAAEITEYVRYANPNAAADEYLSEEIINDPAIYPETEVMQNLYVQAEKPQDVLRARTRIWNRVKSGR
- the ahpC gene encoding alkyl hydroperoxide reductase subunit C codes for the protein MSLINTEVKPFKATAYLNGEFVDVTEADLQGQWSIFFFYPADFTFVCPTELGDLADNYAEFKKLGVEIYSVSTDTHFTHKAWHDSSETIGKLQYPMIADPTLQISRNFEVLIEEAGLAERGTFVVDPDGKIQIVEINAGNIGRNAEELLRKVKAAQYVRANPNEVCPAKWKEGEETLAPSLDLVGKI
- the ahpF gene encoding alkyl hydroperoxide reductase subunit F, whose product is MLDANLKSQLKAYLEKVTQPFEIVASLDDGAKSQELLGLLEDISSLSDQITLHSDGQDDRTPSFAINRPGEETGVVFAGIPMGHEFTSLVLALLQVGGHPPKTSDELLDQIRALDGEMLFETYYSLSCQNCPDVVQALNLMAIFNPNVRHVAIDGALFQDEVESREIMSVPSIYLNGKPFDQGRMTLEQILAKVDTGAAERDAKKLSEKAAFDTLVIGGGPAGAAAAIYSARKGINTGVAAERFGGQVADTMGIENFISVSHTEGPKLVSALEEHVKEYEVDVMNLQLATAFKAAEAEGGLHEVTFESGATLKSKTLVLATGARWREMNVPGEQQYRNKGVAYCPHCDGPLFKGKRVAVIGGGNSGVEAAIDLAGIVGHVTLIEFMGEMRADAVLQKKLKSLPNVDIILNAQTTEVTGDGSRVNGLNYKDRTSDESKSIALEGIFVQIGLVPNTEWLKGSPIEMTPRGEIIVDAHGMTSVPGVFAAGDVTTVPYKQIIIAMGEGAKASLGAFDYLIRN
- the phaC gene encoding class I poly(R)-hydroxyalkanoic acid synthase translates to MQSAWHNPFQAISQGLSESLSHGLGEGFTQGLSQGVPEGLSPAEIEAWNNQLKEISEQYQGLMQDLLSRIAPSEAADSIYSDMRESFEAAAQSLMQNPTLLWETQSRLLQDQWLLWQQAVRGMAGEQVTPLITPAKSDRRFKDEAWIQDPHYMAIMQQYLLFSQMVEELVENLSGLDETQKRNLMFYARQLVNAMAPTNFITTNPEVMRRTIETRGQNLVDGLARLREDLGNSGEGINVRMTDRAAFGVGENIAVTPGSVVYENELIQLIQYTPTTEKTFKTPLLMVPPWINKYYILDLREDNSMVKWLVDQGHTVFLISWRNPGPEQRDITWADYMQMGPISAIEAIEQACGEKSVNLLSYCVGGTLTASTVAYLTSTRRGRKVKSVTYMATLQDFRDPGDIGVFLNDRVVAGIEKTLEVKGYLDGRSMAYTFNLLRENDLFWSFYINNYLKGETPAAFDLLYWNTDGTNLPAGTHAWYLRHMYLENRLVEPGGIELDGVKIDLRKVSAPSYFVSTKEDHIAKWNSTYYGALLPKGPVTFVLGGSGHIAGIVNPPHKNKYGYWTNDALPATHEEWLESATAQEGSWWPHWQAWMTDNGYADSEKMVPVRQPGDGELKVIEPAPGRYVKMTIPEVLGEIPSSS